In one Rhizobium leguminosarum genomic region, the following are encoded:
- a CDS encoding DUF6481 family protein: MKHAKNNELSDRRSAAAEAKAALLNAYRTAKDTAEPTRLAKQAERQAVAVAREERRAERERAKREELERAQAAEAERQAAAEAEARADAEAREAADKDRIARVIADEAARKAARDLRYANRKARKS, from the coding sequence TTGAAACACGCCAAAAACAACGAGCTTTCCGATCGTCGCAGCGCCGCTGCCGAAGCCAAGGCGGCTCTCCTCAATGCGTATCGTACCGCCAAGGATACGGCCGAACCCACCCGGCTCGCAAAGCAGGCGGAGCGTCAAGCTGTCGCCGTCGCCAGGGAAGAACGGCGCGCCGAGCGGGAGCGGGCAAAGCGTGAGGAACTGGAGCGGGCTCAAGCCGCAGAAGCTGAACGTCAGGCGGCCGCCGAGGCCGAAGCACGTGCCGACGCCGAAGCGCGCGAAGCGGCTGACAAAGACCGGATCGCTCGCGTGATCGCCGATGAAGCCGCCCGAAAGGCCGCACGCGACCTGCGTTACGCCAATCGAAAAGCCAGAAAGTCG
- a CDS encoding cold-shock protein, whose amino-acid sequence MTTGTVKWFNSTKGFGFIQPDDGGADAFVHISAVERAGMREIVEGQKIAYELERDNKSGKMSACNLQAA is encoded by the coding sequence ATGACCACTGGCACAGTTAAATGGTTCAATTCCACCAAGGGCTTCGGCTTCATTCAGCCTGATGACGGCGGCGCCGACGCCTTCGTTCACATCTCTGCCGTCGAGCGCGCCGGCATGCGCGAAATCGTCGAAGGCCAGAAGATCGCCTACGAGCTTGAGCGCGATAACAAGTCGGGCAAAATGTCCGCTTGCAATCTTCAAGCTGCCTAA
- a CDS encoding enoyl-CoA hydratase/isomerase family protein, which produces MSSFRFEQHGAVGKLILLGDAASEPGADYPSSLRAGVRQAYESDIRVLHVTSASGSFAIADNPGDIGGKGSKFLEAFAADVLASLRAIEELPIPTVASVGGMALGGGFELLLACDFLVAAESAHLFFPEGMVGGVPMTGGVQRLADRVGSARATRLVLLSEMISGKAALDLGVATHLAPDAELEKVTEDLLQRLANGPTLAYGKMRSLIRAWSSGGVSAADVITLQVTAGILDTKDGAEGMAAATAAIKNGEPIPQIQFSGR; this is translated from the coding sequence ATGAGTTCGTTCCGTTTCGAGCAGCATGGTGCGGTGGGCAAGCTGATCTTGCTCGGTGACGCGGCCAGCGAGCCGGGAGCCGATTATCCCTCTTCGCTGAGGGCTGGCGTGCGCCAGGCATACGAGAGCGACATACGCGTTCTTCACGTGACTTCCGCGTCCGGCAGCTTCGCCATAGCAGATAACCCAGGGGACATCGGAGGCAAGGGATCGAAATTCCTGGAAGCGTTCGCCGCGGATGTTTTGGCTTCGTTGCGCGCGATTGAGGAATTGCCGATACCCACGGTTGCCTCTGTAGGCGGAATGGCGCTGGGCGGTGGTTTTGAACTGCTTCTCGCATGCGATTTTCTCGTGGCGGCGGAGTCGGCACATCTTTTCTTCCCGGAGGGAATGGTCGGTGGAGTTCCCATGACGGGCGGAGTGCAGCGACTTGCCGATCGAGTCGGCAGTGCGCGCGCCACGCGCCTGGTCCTGCTCTCGGAGATGATATCTGGCAAGGCCGCGTTGGATCTGGGTGTCGCAACCCACCTGGCTCCTGACGCCGAACTGGAGAAGGTCACGGAAGATCTTCTGCAGCGCCTCGCGAACGGACCGACCCTCGCCTATGGGAAGATGCGCTCGCTCATCCGAGCTTGGTCGTCGGGCGGTGTGTCGGCCGCAGACGTCATTACCCTCCAAGTCACCGCCGGCATCCTCGACACCAAGGATGGCGCAGAGGGAATGGCCGCTGCAACTGCGGCTATAAAGAATGGTGAGCCGATTCCCCAGATTCAGTTTTCTGGACGGTAG
- a CDS encoding TetR/AcrR family transcriptional regulator — MARPRAFEESEVLDRAADVFGRHGYDGSTMVELTAAMGLNSPSIYAAFGSKRGLFDAVLKRCSAREDEHWAWALAAPTAEAVVKRLLTTSPEQTSSRVLVHAGLAMGAENADIPPALLQRRQSAELKLRDRFEEAKRAGDLPSDADALRLASYVTSVLGGLAMKAAGGAPHGDLRKAAEQVVAAWRAISDVAAATNMGTGGSPPAGERSRDPRRFSADAALDAAMKVFWTKGFTGTSLNDLTEAMGITRPSLYAAFGNKEALFFKALDLYQSLRKDYMTEALQAPTALGVFEALLRGALRDQLDEEQPRGCLMVLNAMQGGDEAQAIRNEVLRRQAIGRDLLAARFERAKREGDLLPTVNVDGLVRFVQSLMHGILTQGGAGASPSELEALVESSLTMWTASAGLSSGKH, encoded by the coding sequence ATGGCCCGTCCTCGTGCGTTCGAAGAAAGTGAAGTGCTGGATCGCGCGGCGGACGTTTTCGGCCGCCATGGCTACGACGGCTCAACCATGGTGGAACTGACGGCCGCGATGGGTCTAAACTCCCCCAGCATCTACGCGGCCTTCGGAAGCAAACGCGGGCTCTTTGACGCCGTCCTCAAGCGCTGTAGCGCTCGCGAGGACGAGCACTGGGCATGGGCGCTCGCAGCGCCGACGGCCGAAGCAGTCGTCAAACGCTTGCTGACGACCTCGCCGGAACAGACGTCGAGCCGCGTTCTCGTCCATGCGGGCTTGGCGATGGGCGCAGAGAATGCGGACATCCCGCCTGCGCTGCTGCAGCGCCGCCAATCGGCAGAACTGAAACTACGAGACCGGTTCGAAGAAGCGAAGCGGGCGGGCGACCTCCCCTCAGACGCTGATGCCTTAAGGTTGGCGAGCTATGTGACGTCGGTGCTCGGCGGTCTCGCCATGAAGGCCGCCGGCGGGGCACCGCACGGAGACCTGCGAAAAGCTGCCGAGCAGGTGGTAGCGGCGTGGCGGGCAATCAGTGACGTCGCAGCCGCTACGAACATGGGCACCGGGGGTTCGCCGCCGGCGGGGGAGCGAAGCCGCGACCCACGAAGGTTTAGTGCAGATGCAGCGCTCGATGCTGCCATGAAAGTCTTCTGGACCAAGGGTTTTACCGGCACGTCGCTGAATGATCTCACCGAGGCGATGGGGATCACCCGCCCTAGTCTCTATGCCGCTTTCGGCAACAAGGAAGCGCTCTTTTTCAAGGCTCTCGACCTCTACCAGTCTCTTCGGAAAGACTACATGACCGAGGCACTCCAGGCCCCGACGGCGCTGGGCGTTTTCGAGGCACTTCTCAGGGGAGCGCTACGTGACCAACTCGACGAGGAGCAACCGCGCGGCTGCCTCATGGTTCTTAACGCGATGCAGGGGGGTGACGAGGCGCAGGCGATCCGCAACGAGGTCCTCAGGCGCCAGGCCATCGGGCGCGACCTGCTCGCCGCCCGGTTTGAGCGGGCCAAACGCGAGGGCGATCTGTTGCCGACCGTTAATGTCGACGGTCTCGTGCGCTTCGTCCAATCCCTGATGCACGGCATCCTCACGCAGGGAGGGGCCGGCGCAAGTCCAAGCGAGCTGGAGGCGCTCGTTGAGAGCAGCCTGACCATGTGGACCGCGTCCGCCGGTTTATCGAGCGGTAAACATTAG
- a CDS encoding DUF1989 domain-containing protein, whose product MRELHPAMTGLRTVAPSLVHYPGIPTLPQGAERYRAKGGGSVVVRVEPGDCATVIDSEGGQVCEISFLNEKGRFLAAGLGTAFSNSAEGLKAILQGENESAARTRAALERRGADLAAAGALSIFGPGSSPGSRADFTISMKGLLIVAAPAGAMSPEAQDTATPIEVRIKRSVLIRDYASALPEPAADPIEDIRIRAATAAAYFVRAGEFIQIIDVYGRQCTDFQAFAARKVDKGLDLALDSTVTRTLLSRSYPVPGLPSKAFDRDFEPLVEIVQDTVGRHDAFATACNSRYYDDMGYPGHVNCTDNFNAALAPYGIAGRKGWEALNYFYNTNIDHNNQLYLDEPWSRPGDYVLMRALTDLVCVSSSCPDDIDAANGWDPTDIHVRTFSGKEKFSRAVAYRMTPDADAELTRETAFHPRLSRLTRDYTEYRGYWLPNRFSAEGPVEEYWACRERAAVIDLSPLRKFEVTGPDAEELLQYCLTRDVRKLSTGQVVYSAMCYENGGMIDDGTLFRLGDKNFRWIGGDDFSGIWLRQQAEKKGFKAWVRSSTDQMHNIALQGPKSRDILKQIIWTAPRQPTIGELEWFRFTVGRIGGFEGAPVVVSRTGYSGELGYEIFCHPKDALTVFDAVWEAGQPHGLKPMGLEALDMVRIEAGLIFAHHEFTDQTDPFEAGIGFTVPLKSKQDDFIGREALIRRKEHPRHLLVGLDVKANEAVGHGDCVYIGRAQVGVVTSATRSPILGKTIALARIDVTHASPGTEVEIGKLDGHQKRLPATIVPLSHYDPQKTRPRS is encoded by the coding sequence ATGCGAGAACTTCATCCTGCTATGACGGGCCTGCGGACGGTCGCTCCGAGCCTCGTGCATTATCCTGGCATTCCCACCCTGCCGCAGGGCGCAGAGCGTTACAGGGCAAAAGGCGGCGGATCCGTCGTAGTGCGTGTCGAGCCGGGGGACTGCGCCACCGTCATCGATAGTGAGGGCGGACAGGTTTGCGAGATCTCTTTCCTCAACGAAAAGGGACGCTTCCTGGCGGCGGGTCTCGGAACGGCATTCAGCAATTCAGCCGAAGGTTTGAAGGCCATTCTTCAAGGGGAGAATGAGAGTGCTGCCCGCACGCGCGCAGCGCTTGAGCGGCGCGGCGCCGATCTTGCCGCGGCCGGCGCGCTCAGCATCTTCGGGCCGGGATCGAGCCCGGGCAGCCGGGCGGATTTCACGATTTCCATGAAGGGCCTGCTGATCGTCGCGGCACCGGCTGGCGCCATGTCGCCTGAGGCTCAAGATACGGCGACGCCGATCGAGGTCAGGATCAAGCGCAGCGTGTTGATCCGCGACTACGCCTCCGCCCTGCCGGAACCGGCTGCCGACCCCATCGAGGATATCCGCATCCGGGCGGCGACCGCGGCGGCCTATTTCGTGCGTGCCGGCGAATTCATTCAGATCATCGATGTTTATGGGCGCCAGTGCACCGATTTCCAGGCCTTCGCCGCCCGCAAGGTCGACAAGGGCCTCGATCTCGCGCTTGATTCGACGGTTACCCGTACGCTGCTCAGCCGCAGCTATCCAGTGCCGGGCCTGCCCTCCAAGGCCTTCGACCGGGACTTCGAGCCGCTGGTCGAGATCGTCCAGGATACGGTCGGGCGCCACGATGCTTTCGCGACCGCCTGCAATTCGCGCTATTACGACGACATGGGTTATCCCGGCCACGTCAACTGCACGGACAATTTCAACGCGGCGCTGGCGCCTTACGGCATTGCCGGCCGCAAGGGCTGGGAAGCGCTGAACTATTTCTACAACACCAATATTGACCACAACAACCAGCTCTATCTCGACGAGCCCTGGTCGCGCCCCGGCGATTACGTGCTGATGCGGGCCTTGACCGATCTTGTCTGCGTCTCATCGTCCTGCCCCGACGATATCGACGCGGCGAACGGCTGGGATCCGACGGATATCCACGTCCGCACCTTTTCCGGAAAAGAGAAATTCTCACGAGCGGTGGCCTATCGCATGACCCCAGATGCCGACGCCGAACTGACGCGCGAAACCGCTTTCCATCCCCGCCTTTCCAGACTGACGCGCGATTACACCGAATATCGCGGCTACTGGCTGCCGAACCGCTTTTCCGCCGAGGGACCGGTCGAGGAATACTGGGCCTGCCGCGAGCGCGCCGCCGTCATCGACCTTTCGCCCCTGCGGAAGTTCGAGGTGACGGGGCCGGATGCCGAGGAGCTCTTACAATATTGCCTGACACGCGACGTGCGCAAACTGTCGACCGGCCAGGTCGTCTATTCCGCCATGTGCTACGAAAACGGCGGCATGATCGATGACGGCACGCTCTTCCGCCTCGGCGACAAGAACTTCCGCTGGATCGGCGGCGATGATTTCAGCGGCATATGGCTGCGTCAGCAGGCCGAAAAGAAAGGCTTCAAGGCCTGGGTTCGCTCTTCGACCGATCAGATGCACAATATCGCCCTGCAGGGGCCGAAGAGCCGCGATATCCTGAAGCAGATCATCTGGACGGCGCCGCGCCAGCCGACGATCGGTGAGCTCGAATGGTTCCGCTTCACTGTCGGCCGTATCGGCGGTTTCGAAGGCGCCCCCGTCGTCGTCTCGCGCACGGGCTACAGCGGCGAGCTTGGCTACGAGATCTTCTGTCATCCGAAGGATGCGCTGACGGTATTCGATGCGGTCTGGGAGGCAGGACAGCCGCACGGGTTGAAGCCGATGGGGCTGGAGGCGCTCGACATGGTTCGCATCGAGGCGGGCCTGATCTTTGCCCATCACGAATTCACCGACCAGACGGACCCGTTCGAGGCCGGCATCGGCTTCACCGTGCCGCTGAAATCCAAGCAGGACGATTTCATCGGCCGCGAGGCGCTGATCCGGCGCAAGGAGCATCCGCGCCATCTGCTTGTCGGCCTCGACGTCAAGGCCAATGAGGCGGTCGGCCACGGCGATTGCGTCTATATCGGCCGGGCCCAGGTCGGCGTCGTCACCAGTGCCACCCGCTCGCCGATCCTCGGCAAGACGATCGCGCTCGCCCGCATCGACGTCACGCACGCAAGTCCCGGCACCGAGGTCGAAATCGGCAAGCTCGACGGCCACCAGAAACGCCTGCCGGCGACAATCGTGCCGCTTTCGCACTACGACCCGCAGAAGACGCGGCCGCGCTCTTAA